From the genome of Thunnus thynnus chromosome 1, fThuThy2.1, whole genome shotgun sequence, one region includes:
- the LOC137179642 gene encoding uncharacterized protein: MDSDQQLKVHISIQKGSSFPPLLQCNSCCPPGKVHCPFCTPTFFKPQIPTRVRIHLQDHLRRAVFIGEYTIHRCSLECRNRPHYHCLYCKSTLLKKYDFTHHLSACQESHMLRAIRSSQLQTFMGIIVQTGELNAPAVTPGENDVPAYDTKNTDDSSGIIIIQDQDDQNGGEGSSQSGSSVISESNQCDTAGMTKRSTDSPKNEQTVSTNSEKPQDCDEYYFMGLLEMFKRLSPQKKAEVSMKIERLLFEAGFE; the protein is encoded by the exons ATGGACAGTGATCAACAGTTAAAA GTTCATATATCTATCCAGAAGGGATCatcatttcctcctctgctACAATGCAACAGTTGCTGTCCTCCGGGTAAAGTGCACTGTCCTTTCTGTACACCAACTTTTTTCAAACCCCAAATACCCACCAGAGTTAGGATTCATTTGCAAGATCATCTAAGGAGAGCCGTCTTCATTGGAG AGTACACAATCCACAGATGTAGTCTGGAGTGCAGAAACAGGCCCCATTACCACTGTTTGTACTGCAAATCCACGCTACTAAAGAAATATGACTTCACCCATCACTTATCAGCCTGCCAAGAGTCCCATATGTTGAGAGCCATAAGATCTTCACaattacagacattcatgggCATAATAGTCCAAACTGGAGAACTGAATGCCCCAGCGGTGACCCCTGGAGAGAATGACGTCCCTGCATACGACACA AAGAACACAGATGACAGTAGCGGAATAATCATCATCCAGGATCAAGACGACCAAAACGGTGGAGAAGGCAGCAGCCAGTCAGGTTCTTCCGTCATCTCCGAGTCAAACCAATGTGACACTGCAGGAATGACAAAGAGGAGCACAGACTCtccaaaaaatgaacaaactgtTTCGACAAACTCTGAAAAACCACAAGACTGCGATGAATACTACTTCATGGGCcttttggaaatgtttaaaAGGTTGTCCCCTCAGAAAAAGGCAGAGGTCAGCATGAAAATAGAGAGACTTCTCTTTGAGGCTGGGTTTGAGTAG